The Methanobrevibacter boviskoreani JH1 genome contains a region encoding:
- a CDS encoding cation diffusion facilitator family transporter: MAQCTTEKSKDFHKKASGNISITLILSLLFNIFVIFGGVYTNSIAIISDAIHDMTDTFCLLISWILEKFSLKEKNDRYTYGYQRLSVLGAVITSCTVIVASVIVVYESLTRLFTVVTPDAKGMFVFALVGILFKGLSVYKVYKGQTYNEKAISYHMLGDVFRWLAILVLSVLLMFWDVAILDPIISLVIAIWLIYQLGKTLIDSIRILLQRVPDLYNFENLKGEILSIDNVEDILDIHLWSLDGIDQIMSAKLKVTSDNKDDLIKIRKDIDDIADEFNVSESTIEYIF, from the coding sequence AGCCTTTTATTTAATATTTTTGTAATCTTCGGTGGTGTTTATACTAATAGTATTGCTATTATATCAGATGCTATACATGATATGACTGATACATTTTGTCTATTAATTTCATGGATACTTGAAAAATTTTCCCTTAAAGAGAAAAATGATAGATATACTTATGGTTATCAAAGACTCTCTGTTCTAGGTGCTGTAATTACATCATGTACTGTTATAGTAGCATCAGTTATAGTTGTTTATGAATCTTTAACAAGATTATTTACTGTTGTAACACCTGATGCAAAAGGAATGTTTGTATTTGCACTTGTAGGTATACTTTTTAAAGGTTTGTCTGTTTATAAGGTCTATAAGGGTCAAACTTACAATGAAAAAGCAATCAGTTACCATATGTTAGGTGATGTATTTAGATGGCTAGCTATTTTAGTATTAAGTGTACTTTTAATGTTTTGGGATGTAGCTATACTTGATCCAATCATATCACTTGTAATAGCAATATGGTTGATATATCAGTTAGGTAAAACATTAATAGACAGTATTAGGATTTTACTTCAAAGGGTTCCGGATTTATATAATTTTGAAAATCTTAAAGGAGAAATTCTATCAATTGATAATGTTGAGGATATTTTAGATATTCACCTTTGGAGTTTGGATGGTATAGATCAGATTATGTCTGCAAAACTTAAGGTTACATCTGATAATAAGGACGATTTAATTAAGATTAGAAAAGATATTGATGATATTGCTGATGAGTTTAATGTTTCAGAAAGTACTATTGAGTATATTTTCTAA
- a CDS encoding acyl-CoA thioesterase, with product MFKIMVTPLFGDTDALQHINNNVLGTWFELARNDIFKIFTPDLSVSYDDWKLIMVKTTYEYLDQMFYGTDVEIRTYVLRIGNSSFTTYHEAWQDGRLCAKGTAVMVHFDFNEQKSIRIPDDIRKELNKHLYVEDE from the coding sequence ATGTTTAAGATAATGGTTACACCATTATTTGGTGATACCGATGCGCTACAACACATAAACAACAATGTTTTAGGAACATGGTTTGAACTTGCAAGAAATGATATTTTTAAAATCTTTACACCAGACTTATCCGTAAGTTATGATGACTGGAAATTGATTATGGTTAAAACCACTTATGAATATTTGGATCAAATGTTTTATGGTACTGATGTTGAGATAAGAACTTATGTTTTAAGAATTGGTAATAGTTCCTTTACCACATATCACGAAGCTTGGCAGGATGGTCGTTTATGTGCTAAAGGTACTGCTGTGATGGTTCATTTTGATTTTAATGAGCAAAAATCAATTCGTATTCCTGATGATATCAGAAAGGAATTAAATAAACATCTCTATGTTGAAGATGAATAA
- a CDS encoding ammonium transporter, which yields MVVLNPGDTAWMLMATILVLLMSIPGIALYYSGLSKSKNVLNTIYLTFIAFSVASIIWVCYGYSFAFGSTINGLIGAPANLFMTGMGVNDLNGTIPALLFVIFQLTFCGLTAALISGGVVGRMKTSAWVAFVILWVTLVYVPVAHWVWGGGWLMEMGALDFAGGTVVHIDSGVSALALALVLGPRKDTTLLPHHLGYSVIGAAFLWFGWLGFNGGSGLAANGLAANAILVTNVAAAVALVTWVVIDKVKVGKPTVLGAISGAVAGLVAITPAAGFVDVPAAIVIGFVTSFVSYFALYYLKPKLGYDDALDVFGIHGMSGLWGAIATGIFANPAINEAAGLLYGNPNQVVIQIIAAVATVIYAFVLSYIIAKVLDVTMGIRVDEATEVKGLDTQLHGESGYRL from the coding sequence ATGGTTGTTTTAAATCCAGGTGATACTGCTTGGATGCTTATGGCTACTATTTTAGTATTGTTAATGAGTATTCCAGGTATTGCCTTATATTATAGTGGTCTAAGTAAAAGTAAAAATGTATTAAACACAATTTATTTAACTTTCATAGCATTTTCCGTTGCAAGTATCATTTGGGTATGTTATGGATATTCATTTGCCTTCGGTTCAACAATAAATGGATTGATTGGTGCTCCAGCAAATCTGTTTATGACTGGAATGGGTGTAAATGATCTTAACGGTACAATCCCTGCATTGTTATTTGTTATTTTCCAATTAACATTCTGTGGATTAACTGCAGCACTTATTTCTGGTGGTGTAGTAGGAAGAATGAAAACCTCCGCTTGGGTAGCATTTGTTATTTTATGGGTTACCTTAGTTTACGTCCCTGTAGCTCACTGGGTATGGGGTGGAGGATGGTTAATGGAAATGGGAGCTCTTGATTTCGCTGGTGGTACAGTTGTACACATAGATTCAGGGGTAAGTGCATTAGCATTAGCATTAGTTCTCGGACCTCGTAAAGATACCACATTATTACCTCACCACTTAGGATATTCTGTAATTGGTGCAGCATTCCTCTGGTTTGGTTGGTTAGGATTCAACGGTGGATCAGGTCTTGCAGCAAACGGTCTTGCAGCAAACGCAATTCTTGTAACTAACGTTGCAGCAGCAGTTGCATTAGTCACTTGGGTAGTTATCGATAAAGTAAAAGTAGGAAAACCAACTGTATTAGGTGCAATTTCCGGTGCAGTAGCAGGTTTAGTAGCAATTACTCCTGCAGCTGGTTTCGTTGATGTACCTGCAGCAATAGTTATTGGTTTTGTAACATCATTTGTATCTTACTTTGCATTATACTACTTAAAACCAAAACTTGGTTACGACGATGCATTAGATGTATTCGGTATCCATGGTATGTCAGGTTTATGGGGAGCAATCGCAACAGGTATATTTGCAAACCCAGCAATTAATGAAGCAGCTGGATTATTATACGGTAATCCAAACCAAGTTGTAATACAGATCATTGCAGCAGTTGCAACTGTTATATATGCATTTGTATTAAGTTACATCATTGCTAAAGTACTTGATGTCACAATGGGTATTAGAGTAGATGAAGCTACTGAAGTTAAAGGATTAGATACTCAACTCCATGGAGAATCTGGATACAGATTATAA
- a CDS encoding P-II family nitrogen regulator has protein sequence MKRVIAVIRQEKFEDVKKALDAAGFKGMTVIEVKGRGTQLGVKETYRGSNYCIDLLPKTRVELVVSDSDVDKVVEAICEGGRTGDIGDGKIFVSNVEELVRIRTGETGEDAI, from the coding sequence ATGAAAAGAGTTATAGCTGTTATTAGACAAGAAAAATTTGAAGATGTAAAAAAAGCTTTAGATGCAGCTGGATTTAAAGGTATGACTGTTATTGAAGTCAAAGGAAGAGGTACTCAATTAGGTGTTAAAGAAACTTATAGAGGATCTAATTATTGTATTGATTTACTTCCAAAAACTCGTGTTGAATTAGTTGTTTCTGATTCAGATGTTGATAAAGTTGTAGAAGCTATCTGCGAAGGTGGTAGAACCGGTGATATTGGAGATGGAAAAATATTTGTCTCTAATGTTGAAGAATTAGTTAGAATTAGAACTGGTGAAACTGGAGAAGATGCTATATAA
- a CDS encoding S24/S26 family peptidase, translating into MKNHTKWILSFIIIILAIIGTIGFMSFNDALIVDLKLNGVTVKSDIHTLNFLEDNDQMNSDITNYVKEEMINENSTVDSIKSGVSNITQKYGYTNTEINIRSEFGDDTLPMFFNVQGTSMVPTFHDGESVIVNKTHDVSVGDCVVADSPEYGRIIKRVSQVNGNEVYLTSDNKEVKYRYEDGYTIKEAGIKTWVNKNNIIGVVKISNITNNTNLNV; encoded by the coding sequence ATGAAAAATCATACCAAATGGATTCTTTCATTTATTATAATCATATTGGCTATAATTGGAACCATAGGATTTATGAGTTTTAATGATGCTTTAATTGTTGATTTAAAACTCAATGGCGTAACAGTGAAATCGGATATTCATACTCTTAACTTCTTAGAAGATAATGATCAAATGAATAGTGACATTACAAACTATGTAAAAGAGGAAATGATCAATGAGAATTCTACTGTGGACAGTATTAAATCAGGAGTTTCCAACATAACACAGAAATATGGTTATACTAACACAGAAATTAACATTAGATCCGAGTTTGGTGACGATACCTTACCAATGTTTTTTAATGTGCAAGGTACTTCAATGGTACCAACATTTCATGATGGAGAATCCGTTATTGTAAATAAAACCCATGATGTTTCCGTTGGAGACTGCGTAGTTGCAGATAGTCCCGAATATGGACGTATCATAAAAAGGGTAAGTCAGGTTAATGGTAACGAGGTTTATTTAACTAGTGATAATAAAGAAGTTAAATACCGATACGAGGATGGTTATACCATTAAAGAAGCGGGAATTAAAACCTGGGTTAATAAAAACAATATAATTGGTGTTGTCAAAATATCCAATATTACCAATAACACTAATTTAAATGTTTAA
- the aroD gene encoding type I 3-dehydroquinate dehydratase, protein MYSQTKIAIPIAQKEKEDVIEVAHDCIRKGADILEFRIDAMNNPTSDLIVEIAKEINFPMIATNRIDIEGGSFKGSEKERVELLKSIAPYVDYIDIELVTDDKYIEEIKNTGTKTIISYHNFEKTPELNELTYIVEKEKQIGDIAKVAVMPEKLEDTLVILAILSRFDDTIAISMGELGSYTRVMASKFNSPITFAAGRDVTAPGQLDIETMKMLLNMDIMDDDELDDIN, encoded by the coding sequence ATGTACTCACAAACAAAGATAGCTATACCAATTGCTCAGAAAGAGAAAGAGGATGTAATTGAAGTTGCACATGACTGTATACGTAAAGGTGCAGATATTCTTGAATTCCGCATTGATGCAATGAACAATCCTACAAGTGATTTAATTGTTGAAATTGCAAAGGAAATCAACTTCCCAATGATTGCAACCAATAGAATTGATATTGAAGGGGGCTCCTTTAAAGGTAGTGAAAAGGAAAGAGTTGAACTTCTAAAATCCATTGCACCATATGTTGACTATATTGACATAGAGCTTGTAACAGATGATAAGTATATCGAGGAAATCAAAAATACTGGTACAAAAACCATTATTTCCTATCACAACTTTGAAAAAACACCTGAATTAAATGAGTTAACCTACATAGTTGAGAAGGAAAAACAGATTGGAGACATTGCAAAAGTTGCTGTAATGCCTGAGAAATTAGAGGATACACTAGTCATACTGGCAATACTTTCAAGATTTGATGATACCATTGCAATTTCAATGGGAGAACTCGGAAGCTATACACGTGTCATGGCATCCAAATTTAATTCACCGATAACATTTGCTGCAGGAAGGGATGTTACAGCACCTGGACAATTAGATATTGAAACTATGAAAATGCTATTGAACATGGATATTATGGATGATGACGAGTTAGATGATATTAATTAG
- the sucD gene encoding succinate--CoA ligase subunit alpha: MILLDNDTKILVQGITGKQGSFHTQQMLEYNTNIVAGVTPGKGGQEHFGVPVYNSIREAKENEDINSSIIFVPAPFAKDAAFESIKNFDLVVIITEHIPVHDTMELVEYAKRNNTTVIGPNTPGIITPGVGKMGIMPTHIFEKGNVGVISRSGTLTYEVASQLTRANIGQSTCLGIGGDPVVGTDYTQVLQMFEDDDDTDAVVLIGEIGGNAEEKAAEYIRDNISKPVVSYIAGRTAPPGKRMGHAGAIIEGSSGTAKTKTETFEKVGVHVAKKPSELVDLLHQAGIN; encoded by the coding sequence ATGATTTTGTTAGATAATGATACTAAGATTTTAGTTCAAGGAATAACAGGTAAACAAGGTTCATTCCATACACAGCAAATGCTTGAATATAATACTAATATTGTGGCAGGTGTAACTCCGGGTAAAGGAGGACAAGAACACTTTGGTGTACCTGTTTATAATTCTATTCGTGAAGCAAAAGAAAATGAAGACATTAATTCTTCCATTATTTTTGTACCAGCACCTTTTGCAAAAGATGCTGCATTTGAATCAATTAAAAACTTTGATTTAGTTGTAATAATAACAGAACATATTCCAGTTCATGATACAATGGAACTTGTCGAATATGCTAAAAGGAACAATACAACTGTTATAGGACCTAACACTCCAGGAATCATTACACCAGGTGTTGGTAAAATGGGAATCATGCCAACCCATATTTTTGAAAAGGGAAATGTTGGAGTTATCTCCCGTAGTGGAACATTAACCTATGAGGTTGCAAGTCAACTTACAAGGGCGAACATTGGTCAAAGTACTTGTCTTGGTATTGGTGGAGATCCTGTAGTGGGTACAGATTATACACAGGTTCTTCAAATGTTTGAAGATGATGACGATACTGATGCAGTTGTACTTATAGGTGAAATAGGTGGAAATGCTGAGGAAAAGGCAGCAGAATATATTAGGGATAATATTTCAAAACCTGTAGTTTCATATATTGCAGGAAGAACTGCACCTCCAGGTAAAAGAATGGGACACGCAGGTGCTATTATTGAAGGTAGTAGTGGAACTGCAAAAACAAAAACCGAAACTTTTGAGAAGGTTGGAGTTCATGTTGCTAAAAAACCTTCAGAACTTGTAGATTTACTTCATCAAGCTGGAATTAATTAA
- the hmgA gene encoding hydroxymethylglutaryl-CoA reductase (NADPH), whose protein sequence is MDKSQIIEKLLNGEMKLYQIEKYTDSIDEAVDVRREFIEKYTSTSLENVSHYTLDMDNVFKKNIENPIGAIQLPLGVAGPLLINGEEVNGEFYIPLATSEGALVASINRGCSTIKASGGVNARIIDDKMTRAPVIKAPSAVDALNVKKWFEDNFKELKEIAESTTSHGKLLKIDPIFVVGDYIYPRFVYSTGDSMGMNMVTIATEKVLNKMAEETNAVHIALSGNVCVDKKPASINMIEGRGKSLVADILIPKDVVEAKLKTTAAAIAEVNTAKNLLGSAVAGSMAYNAHYANMIAAIFLATGQDAAHVSEGSIGITTAEDRDGDLYFSVNMPDVPIATVGGGTSLATASEGLNILGVKGDGGARKFAEIVISTVLAGELSLLGALAAGHLARAHQQLARG, encoded by the coding sequence ATGGATAAATCTCAAATTATTGAAAAATTACTCAATGGTGAAATGAAACTTTACCAGATAGAAAAATACACTGATTCTATTGACGAGGCTGTTGATGTTAGAAGGGAATTTATTGAAAAATATACCTCTACTAGTCTGGAAAATGTTTCACATTATACCCTTGATATGGATAATGTATTTAAGAAGAATATTGAAAATCCGATTGGTGCAATCCAATTACCTCTTGGTGTGGCAGGACCATTATTGATAAATGGTGAGGAGGTAAATGGGGAATTTTACATACCCCTTGCAACATCAGAAGGTGCACTTGTAGCATCCATTAACAGAGGATGCTCTACCATTAAAGCGTCTGGCGGTGTCAATGCTAGAATTATTGATGATAAAATGACAAGGGCACCTGTTATTAAAGCACCTTCTGCTGTGGATGCATTAAATGTTAAAAAATGGTTTGAGGATAATTTCAAAGAACTTAAAGAGATTGCGGAATCTACTACCTCACATGGAAAATTGCTTAAGATAGATCCAATATTTGTTGTTGGGGATTATATTTATCCAAGATTTGTATACTCTACTGGTGACAGTATGGGTATGAATATGGTTACCATTGCAACGGAAAAGGTATTAAACAAAATGGCAGAGGAAACAAATGCCGTACATATTGCATTAAGTGGTAATGTATGTGTTGATAAAAAACCTGCATCCATTAATATGATTGAAGGTAGAGGAAAGTCACTTGTTGCAGATATATTAATTCCAAAAGATGTTGTGGAAGCTAAATTAAAAACCACTGCTGCAGCTATTGCGGAAGTTAATACGGCTAAAAACTTATTGGGATCTGCTGTTGCAGGTAGTATGGCTTATAATGCTCATTATGCAAATATGATTGCTGCTATTTTCCTTGCAACAGGTCAGGATGCGGCTCATGTAAGTGAAGGTTCTATTGGAATTACAACGGCAGAGGATAGGGACGGGGATTTATATTTCTCTGTAAATATGCCTGATGTTCCTATTGCAACCGTTGGTGGGGGAACTTCCCTTGCAACAGCTAGCGAAGGTCTTAATATTCTAGGTGTAAAAGGTGATGGTGGAGCTCGTAAATTTGCAGAAATCGTTATATCTACTGTACTTGCAGGAGAACTTTCACTTTTAGGTGCACTTGCAGCAGGTCACCTTGCAAGAGCTCATCAGCAGCTGGCTAGAGGTTAA
- a CDS encoding TetR/AcrR family transcriptional regulator: MSKKEEVDNALVEAFKKLLKTNSYDDIKIIDICREANIPRSTFYYHFEDKEELLEYFFKVITDGYGDKITNSSSLSSMEYRKNMVNITVDYLNQNKDLFSYFSKNSNKILFLSHFFDLMENNLFKKLSEGEEKGLIYNAPADYITQWIIGGMMKISYYWIDNLDKYTVEDLHKYLSELSILYVKLS, from the coding sequence ATGTCAAAAAAGGAAGAGGTTGACAATGCCCTTGTCGAGGCATTTAAAAAGTTGCTTAAAACAAATTCTTATGATGATATAAAAATTATAGATATTTGTAGGGAAGCTAATATTCCAAGAAGTACCTTTTATTATCATTTTGAAGATAAGGAAGAGTTGTTAGAATATTTTTTTAAAGTTATAACTGATGGTTATGGGGATAAAATAACTAATTCCAGTTCCCTTTCATCAATGGAATACAGAAAGAATATGGTAAACATTACTGTAGACTATTTGAATCAGAATAAAGATTTATTTAGCTATTTTTCAAAAAATTCCAATAAAATACTATTTTTATCCCACTTTTTTGATTTGATGGAAAATAATCTATTTAAAAAATTAAGTGAAGGGGAAGAAAAGGGTCTTATTTATAATGCGCCTGCAGATTACATAACTCAGTGGATTATTGGAGGAATGATGAAAATATCCTATTACTGGATTGATAACTTAGATAAATACACAGTGGAGGATTTGCATAAATATCTGTCTGAATTATCCATATTATATGTTAAACTAAGTTAA
- the npdG gene encoding NADPH-dependent F420 reductase: protein MTVSVIGGTGPQGLGIAKRLAIAGEEVIVGSRKEEKAIKIVEETLEELKDYDIKIKGLANGDAAKEGDILIMTVPLQAQSATLKTIKPFVKGKILLDATVPLETAIGGKVSRIIKLPEGSAAERTAQLLEGEDVKVIAAFNNISNSLLLNIPEPIDCDCIIAGDDKDSKDIAKDLIEKIPGINVIDAGALEKAQLIEVVTPLLIGLNIKYKSQFGGFRLTGIDYNK from the coding sequence TTGACAGTAAGCGTAATTGGTGGTACCGGACCGCAAGGTTTAGGTATTGCGAAAAGATTGGCTATTGCAGGTGAGGAAGTAATTGTCGGATCACGTAAGGAAGAAAAAGCTATTAAAATAGTTGAGGAGACACTTGAGGAACTAAAAGATTATGATATAAAAATTAAAGGTTTGGCTAATGGGGATGCTGCAAAAGAAGGGGACATTCTCATTATGACTGTACCTTTACAAGCTCAAAGCGCTACTTTAAAAACTATTAAGCCATTTGTAAAAGGTAAAATCCTTTTAGATGCTACAGTTCCTTTGGAAACTGCTATTGGAGGTAAAGTTTCGAGGATTATTAAATTACCTGAAGGATCTGCAGCTGAAAGAACGGCTCAACTTCTTGAAGGTGAAGACGTAAAGGTAATTGCGGCTTTTAATAATATCAGCAATAGTTTGCTTTTGAATATTCCGGAACCTATTGACTGTGATTGTATTATTGCAGGGGATGATAAAGATTCAAAGGATATTGCAAAGGACTTGATTGAAAAAATTCCCGGTATAAATGTGATTGATGCTGGTGCTCTTGAAAAGGCACAATTAATAGAGGTGGTAACTCCTCTTCTAATTGGATTAAATATTAAATATAAATCCCAATTTGGTGGATTCAGACTTACGGGGATAGATTACAATAAATGA
- a CDS encoding 3-hydroxyacyl-CoA dehydrogenase encodes MTYKNITVAGSGVLGSQIAYQTAFKGFNVTIWLRSEGSIERAKPKLERLKNIYLETLEEMKTNPDAYCRGLSDKRDLSDDEIDQLKEKAIAAYEGLTLTTSHEEAVKDADLVIEAIAEDPEQKIDLYQQFAKYLPEKTVLVTNSSTLLPSQFADYTGRPEKYLAFHFANNIWKNNTAEIMPQAKTDPKYIEEIADFAEDIGMIPLRVLKEQPGYILNSLLVPFLHAGLLLWVKGVAEPKTVDLTWKLATGAPRGPFQIADVVGLVTLYNIAVMNPESKNPDSIQGKIAKALKEKIDAGELGINAGKGFYEY; translated from the coding sequence ATGACATATAAAAATATTACCGTAGCAGGTAGTGGGGTTTTAGGAAGTCAAATTGCATATCAAACTGCTTTTAAAGGGTTTAATGTTACAATTTGGCTTAGAAGCGAAGGCTCAATTGAAAGGGCGAAACCTAAACTTGAAAGATTGAAAAATATATATCTTGAAACATTGGAAGAGATGAAAACCAATCCTGATGCTTATTGCAGAGGCTTATCTGATAAGAGGGATTTAAGTGATGATGAAATTGATCAATTAAAGGAAAAAGCTATTGCAGCATATGAAGGATTAACCTTAACAACTAGCCATGAAGAGGCTGTAAAGGATGCAGATTTAGTCATTGAGGCTATTGCAGAAGACCCTGAACAAAAAATTGATCTATATCAACAATTTGCAAAGTATCTTCCCGAGAAGACTGTGCTCGTTACAAATTCCTCAACCTTACTTCCAAGCCAATTTGCAGATTATACAGGAAGGCCTGAGAAATACTTGGCTTTCCATTTTGCAAATAACATTTGGAAAAATAACACTGCAGAGATTATGCCTCAGGCAAAAACCGACCCTAAATATATTGAGGAAATTGCCGATTTTGCAGAGGATATTGGTATGATTCCTTTAAGGGTATTAAAAGAGCAACCTGGTTATATTCTTAATTCATTGCTTGTACCGTTTTTACATGCGGGATTATTGTTATGGGTTAAAGGCGTTGCTGAACCTAAAACTGTGGATTTAACATGGAAGCTTGCAACTGGTGCACCAAGGGGCCCATTCCAAATTGCTGATGTAGTTGGATTAGTGACATTGTATAATATTGCTGTCATGAATCCGGAATCTAAAAACCCTGATTCCATTCAAGGTAAAATTGCAAAAGCTTTAAAGGAAAAAATAGATGCTGGCGAATTAGGTATTAATGCAGGTAAAGGATTTTACGAATATTGA